A single window of Pseudoduganella plicata DNA harbors:
- the phaR gene encoding polyhydroxyalkanoate synthesis repressor PhaR: protein MSSAKKSAERLIKKYPNRRLYDTQTSSYITLTDVKQLVLDADPFTVVDAKSNEDLTRSILLQIILEEEASGVPMFSTDVLAQIIRYYGHAMQGMMGSYLEKNVQAFTDIQRRLTTGATNFEGKPFSPEMWTQFMNVQAPIMQGMMNNYIDQSKNLFVQMQEQMQNQSLSLFGAFPFAVPPTAPPEKK from the coding sequence ATGAGTAGTGCAAAGAAAAGTGCTGAACGCCTGATCAAGAAGTACCCGAACCGCCGTCTCTACGATACGCAGACCAGTTCCTATATCACCTTGACCGACGTCAAGCAGCTCGTGCTCGATGCCGATCCGTTTACCGTTGTCGACGCGAAGTCGAACGAGGACCTGACGCGCAGCATCCTGCTGCAGATCATCCTGGAAGAGGAAGCCAGCGGCGTGCCGATGTTCTCCACCGATGTGCTGGCGCAGATCATCCGCTACTACGGCCACGCGATGCAGGGCATGATGGGCTCGTACCTGGAGAAGAACGTCCAGGCGTTTACCGACATCCAGCGCCGCCTGACGACGGGCGCCACCAATTTCGAAGGGAAGCCGTTCAGCCCCGAGATGTGGACGCAGTTCATGAACGTGCAGGCCCCCATCATGCAGGGCATGATGAACAACTACATCGACCAGAGCAAGAACCTGTTCGTGCAGATGCAGGAACAGATGCAGAACCAGAGCCTCAGCCTGTTCGGCGCGTTCCCGTTCGCGGTGCCGCCGACGGCGCCGCCCGAAAAGAAGTAA
- the pgeF gene encoding peptidoglycan editing factor PgeF, whose amino-acid sequence MRNRNSVQFLDPDWPDLPESVGVLCTTRRGGVSPAPYDDGQGKGGLNLGVHVGDSPRCVERNRDIVRAELPAEPVWLSQVHGTAVIDAGTVDVLAHAPAPTADASYARERGVVCAVLSADCLPVLFCDAAGTMVAAAHAGWRGLAEGVLENTATAMYGAGARDLRAWLGAAIGPAKFEVGSEVLAAFLVRAEGHEDLVRAAFVPVPERPGKYLCNLYALARIALQRAGVHRITGGDFCTVSNSGRFYSYRRDGVTGRQASLIWLR is encoded by the coding sequence ATGCGCAATCGCAACAGCGTGCAGTTCCTGGACCCGGACTGGCCCGACCTGCCTGAATCGGTCGGCGTGCTGTGCACCACGCGCCGCGGCGGCGTCAGCCCCGCGCCGTATGACGACGGGCAGGGCAAGGGCGGCCTGAACCTGGGCGTGCATGTGGGCGATTCGCCTCGCTGCGTCGAACGCAACCGCGATATCGTGCGCGCCGAGCTGCCGGCCGAACCCGTCTGGCTGTCGCAGGTGCACGGCACGGCGGTCATCGACGCCGGTACCGTCGACGTGCTGGCCCATGCGCCCGCGCCGACAGCGGATGCCAGCTATGCGCGCGAGCGCGGCGTCGTCTGCGCCGTGCTGTCGGCCGACTGCCTGCCGGTGCTGTTCTGCGATGCGGCCGGTACGATGGTGGCTGCGGCGCATGCAGGCTGGCGCGGTCTGGCCGAAGGCGTGCTGGAAAACACGGCCACTGCGATGTACGGGGCCGGCGCACGCGATTTGCGAGCGTGGCTCGGGGCGGCCATCGGTCCGGCCAAATTCGAGGTCGGCTCGGAGGTGCTGGCGGCGTTTCTGGTACGCGCCGAAGGGCATGAGGATCTTGTCCGCGCCGCGTTCGTGCCCGTGCCCGAGCGTCCCGGCAAGTATCTGTGCAACCTGTATGCACTGGCCCGCATCGCGCTGCAGCGCGCAGGCGTGCACCGGATTACCGGCGGCGACTTCTGCACCGTCTCGAACTCCGGCCGCTTTTACTCCTACCGCCGCGACGGCGTGACGGGCCGCCAGGCCAGCCTGATCTGGCTCAGGTAG
- a CDS encoding RluA family pseudouridine synthase: MKLNTVPNPADELPDHDFDADFDGEFPAEIAAELPGFAAPLAPIELELTPEACGERLDKVIAKLVPQFSRGRLQSWIEEGFVTVDGKPAKVRATVYGDEKIVVLPQAAPEDVAFTPEEMDLNVVFEDDHLIVINKPAGLVVHPGAGNWSGTLLNGLLHRWPQLGGVPRAGIVHRLDKDTSGLMVIGKDLPTQTDLVRQLQARTVKREYWALVWGTPRLSGTIDASMGRDQKNRVKMAVSTSLGSKPAITHYQRLESGELDRRPVTLVQCRLETGRTHQIRVHMAHLGFPLVGDYVYGKPHLTGVFHRQALQARRLGLTHPATGAACEWIIPLADDFRALLDQAGIEEPPETVIGDDYEDAEDDYDYDDEA, translated from the coding sequence GTGAAATTGAACACTGTGCCGAATCCGGCCGACGAACTGCCCGATCACGATTTTGACGCCGATTTCGATGGCGAGTTCCCGGCCGAAATCGCCGCTGAATTACCGGGCTTTGCCGCGCCGCTGGCCCCGATCGAACTGGAGCTGACGCCGGAAGCGTGCGGCGAGCGCCTGGACAAGGTGATCGCGAAACTCGTCCCGCAATTCTCGCGCGGCCGGCTGCAAAGCTGGATCGAGGAGGGCTTCGTCACCGTGGACGGCAAGCCGGCCAAGGTGCGTGCCACCGTTTACGGTGACGAAAAAATCGTCGTGCTGCCGCAGGCGGCGCCGGAAGACGTGGCGTTCACGCCCGAGGAAATGGACCTGAACGTCGTGTTCGAGGACGACCACCTGATCGTCATCAACAAGCCAGCCGGGCTTGTCGTCCATCCGGGCGCGGGCAACTGGTCCGGCACGCTGCTGAACGGCCTGCTGCACCGCTGGCCGCAACTGGGCGGCGTGCCGCGCGCGGGCATCGTCCACCGTCTCGACAAGGATACCTCCGGCCTGATGGTTATCGGCAAGGACCTGCCGACCCAGACGGACCTCGTCCGCCAGTTGCAGGCGCGTACCGTCAAGCGCGAATACTGGGCGCTGGTGTGGGGCACGCCGCGCCTGTCGGGAACCATCGACGCGTCGATGGGCCGCGATCAGAAGAACCGGGTCAAGATGGCGGTGTCGACCAGCCTGGGCTCGAAGCCGGCCATCACGCACTACCAGCGCCTCGAGTCGGGCGAGCTGGACCGCCGTCCAGTGACGCTGGTGCAGTGCCGCCTGGAGACGGGCCGCACGCACCAGATCCGCGTCCACATGGCGCACCTGGGTTTCCCGCTGGTGGGCGATTACGTCTACGGCAAGCCGCACCTGACGGGCGTGTTCCACCGCCAGGCGCTGCAGGCGCGCCGCCTTGGGCTGACGCACCCGGCCACGGGCGCAGCCTGCGAATGGATCATCCCGCTGGCCGACGACTTCCGCGCGCTGCTGGATCAGGCAGGCATCGAGGAGCCGCCCGAGACGGTCATCGGCGACGACTACGAGGATGCCGAGGACGACTACGACTACGATGACGAGGCGTGA
- a CDS encoding outer membrane protein assembly factor BamD, translating into MQKKIKVVAASVLLLSLSACGLLPEQTDETKGWSATKLYSEAKEEMAGQHYERAIQLYEKLEASYPFGVYAQQAQMEVAYAYYKAQDQAQALAAVERFIKLHPNHPNVDYMYYLRGLVNFNDQLSLLNFVYEQDPAERDPKATREAFAAFKALVDKFPNSKYAPDSVERMKYLINAMAKYEVYVARYYYRRGAYLAAANRAQDAVRDYRDSPSIEEALWIMARSYDKLGNTALRDDAMRVFKQNFPNSKFIEEGAPKPERKWWKFWG; encoded by the coding sequence ATGCAAAAAAAAATCAAGGTGGTGGCAGCATCGGTTTTACTGCTCAGTCTGTCGGCCTGCGGCCTGTTACCTGAGCAGACCGATGAGACCAAAGGTTGGTCCGCAACGAAATTATACTCGGAGGCCAAGGAAGAAATGGCCGGCCAGCACTACGAGCGTGCAATTCAGCTGTACGAGAAGCTGGAAGCGAGCTATCCGTTCGGCGTGTACGCGCAACAGGCGCAGATGGAAGTGGCCTACGCCTACTACAAGGCACAGGACCAGGCCCAGGCGCTGGCCGCCGTGGAGCGTTTCATCAAGCTGCACCCGAATCACCCGAACGTGGACTACATGTACTACCTGCGTGGCCTGGTCAACTTCAATGACCAGCTGAGCCTGCTGAACTTCGTCTACGAACAGGATCCGGCCGAGCGCGATCCGAAAGCCACGCGCGAAGCGTTTGCCGCGTTCAAGGCGCTGGTCGACAAATTCCCGAACAGCAAATACGCGCCGGACTCCGTCGAGCGGATGAAGTACCTGATCAACGCGATGGCGAAGTACGAAGTCTACGTGGCGCGCTACTACTACCGCCGCGGCGCCTACCTGGCCGCCGCCAACCGCGCCCAGGACGCCGTGCGCGACTACCGCGACTCGCCGTCGATCGAGGAAGCGCTGTGGATCATGGCACGCAGCTACGACAAACTGGGCAACACCGCCCTGCGCGACGACGCGATGCGCGTCTTCAAGCAGAACTTCCCGAACTCGAAATTCATCGAGGAAGGCGCGCCGAAGCCCGAACGCAAGTGGTGGAAGTTCTGGGGGTGA